Proteins from a genomic interval of Stigmatopora nigra isolate UIUO_SnigA chromosome 19, RoL_Snig_1.1, whole genome shotgun sequence:
- the sptbn2 gene encoding spectrin family protein isoform X4 — protein MEWEHREREPCLSPAAFVNQVQYSNILEGRFKQLQDEREAVQKKTFTKWVNSHLGRVTCRIGDLYTDLRDGRMLMRLLEVLSGEQLPRPTKGRMRIHCLENVDKALQFLKEQKVHLENMGSHDIVDGNHRLTLGLIWTIILRFQIQDISVETEDNKEKKSAKDALLLWCQMKTAGYPNVNIHNFTTSWRDGLAFNAIVHKHRPDLIEFDTLKRSNAHYNLQNAFNIAEKELGLTKLLDPEDVNVDHPDEKSIITYVATYYHYFSKMKALAVEGKRIGKVLDYAIEADQLIDKYETLASELLEWIEQTIVTLNDRQLANSLSAVQNQLQAFNSYRTVEKPPKFTEKGNLEVLLFTIQSKMRANNQKVYTPREGKLISDINKAWERLEKAEHERELALRNELIRQEKLEMLAARFDRKAAMRETWLSENQRLVSQDNFGTDLGAVEAATRKHEAIETDIGAYWERVAAVEAVAKELEAEKYHDVRRVLARRDNVLRLWEYLKELLTARRERLNAHRDLQRLFEEMRYILDWMADMKSRLQSQDSGKHLHDVLDLLQKHTLVEADISAQAERIKAVQGAAKRFTSHDQAYKPCEPGLVSEKVNLLGQAYEELGHLAGKRRERLEDSRRLWQFLWDLGEEAAWIREQEQILTSGECGRDLTSALHLLSKHEAFRDEMAARYGPLSNSIAAGETLVNEGHFGAPEVTESIKDIRAQWAHLEETTKLREQKLKDSVALHQFLTDTNDMDVWLMETLRQVSSQDVGHDEFSTQTLARKQREIEEEIKSHKPLIESLHEQNQALPQTYADYPEVKGRLPAIEQHYKELQSLSVSRRQALEGALALYRMFSEAGACQLWVEEKEKWLHGMEIPTKLEDLEVVQQRFETLEPEMNSIGTSVTEVNHVVERLLNSDNCNKDQIHQTRDHLNNRWKEFQKLAGQKKQGLESALNIQNYHLECNEIQTWMREKTKVIESTQSLGNDLTGVMALQRKLTGMERDLEAIQGKLNDLREEAKKLAEEHPDQAGEIQDRLAGIQEVWEELNATMKRREESLGEASKLQGFLRDLDDFQSWLSRTQTAVASEDIPTSLPEAESLLAQHENIKNEVDNYKDDYEKMRVVGEEVTQGQTDAQHMFLAQRLQALDTGWHELRQMWENRHSLLAQAFDFQTFLRDAKQAEAFLNSQEYVLSHTEMPTSLQGAEEAIKKYEDFLTTTDASEEKITGVVEGGQRLINDGNANSDKIQEKVDSIQERHLKNKNAANELLAKLKDNRELQHFLQDGQELTLWINEKMLTAQDMSYDEARNLHSKWQKHQAFMAELASNKDWLDKIDKEGQVLVAEKPELKPVVQQTLEELQRQWEELEATTRTKAQCLFDANRAELFTQSCCALDGWVKNLEGQLHSDDYGKDLTSVNILLKKHQMLESQMEVREKEVQSLQSQALALSQEDAGLCEVDGQQRRVTDSFSSLREPLGLRRQRLLASKEAHQFNRDLEDEILWVKERMPLATSTDHGKDLPTVQLLIKKNQTLQKEIQGHQPRIDEIHKRGKTQSQVDGERQSVLEERLVELKDLWDQLIGETDKRHARLIEANRAQQFYADAAEAEAWMGEQELHMMSEEKAKDEQSALVMVKKHQSLEQALEDYAQTIHQLSNSSRLMVTSEHPESDRITLRQAQVDKLYAGLKDLAEERRGRLQERLRLTQLKREVDDLEQWIAEREVVAGSHELGQDYEHVTMLRDKFREFARDTSTIGQERVDGVNGLADDLIESGHPENASVAEWKDGLNEAWADLLELIDTRTQMLAASYELHRFHQDAMEVLGRVKEKREALPSDLGRDLNTVQHLHRQHNTFENDIQALSGQVNQVQDDAARLQKAYAGEKADDINRSEHAVSSAWEGLLEAGESRRVLLLDTVEKFRFFNMVRDLMLWMDGVNLQIDAHDSPRDVSSAGLVIANHQDIKSEIETRGDSFTACIDMGNALMNNNHYATDEIREKLAQLQEKRERINKKWQDKMDYLQIMLEVLQFGRDAYVAESWLAGQEPLVRTADLGSNVDEVESLIKRHEAFEKLAASWEERFVQLEKLTTLEEQEIQRRREEEERARRPPTPAPVEEVAQSEAESRVHDSAARTSLDQTTLNQSVSVNGVHSDNDTSQGSESENGPGRDSGLASSRLEPPSATLPGRGGAESDPDTMEGILCRKQEMESHSKKAATRSWQNVYCVLRKGSMGFYKDGKSATNGIPYHGEVPISLGEAVCEIAHDYKKRKHVFKLRLGDGKEYLFQAKDEAEMSAWIHSILSSIPSGSGDSPGVPRPINRAMTMPPISPGGSVDTGGVTMRNKDGKDKDREKRFSFFGKKK, from the exons ATGAGCGTGAAGCTGTACAGAAGAAAACCTTTACCAAATGGGTGAACTCTCACTTAGGCCGAGTCACTTGTCGCATCGGTGACCTGTACACAGACCTGCGTGATGGCCGCATGCTTATGCGTCTACTGGAAGTGCTCTCAGGAGAGCAACTG CCAAGACCCACAAAAGGCCGCATGCGTATCCACTGTTTAGAAAATGTCGATAAAGCTCTACAATTCCTCAAGGAACAAAAGGTCCATCTAGAAAATATGGGATCACATGATATTGTGGATGGTAACCACCGTCTCACCCTGGGGCTCATCTGGACTATAATTCTTCGCTTCCAG ATTCAGGACATCAGTGTGGAGACGGAAGACAACAAAGAGAAGAAATCGGCAAAAGATGCTCTTCTTTTATGGTGTCAAATGAAAACTGCTGG CTATCCCAATGTCAACATTCACAACTTCACAACCAGTTGGAGGGATGGCCTAGCGTTCAATGCCATCGTGCACAAACACAG ACCCGACCTGATTGAGTTTGACACACTGAAAAGGTCCAACGCTCACTACAATCTTCAGAATGCTTTTAATATAGCCGAGAAGGAGTTGGGCCTTACTAAGCTGCTGGACCCAGAAG ATGTTAATGTTGATCATCCAGATGAGAAGTCCATCATTACCTACGTGGCCACCTACTACCATTACTTCTCAAAGATGAAAGCGCTAGCAGTGGAGGGCAAACGTATTGGCAAG GTTCTCGACTATGCCATCGAAGCCGATCAGCTGATAGACAAATACGAAACCTTGGCTTCAGAGTTGCTGGAGTGGATCGAACAGACAATAGTGACGCTGAATGACCGACAGCTCGCAAACTCGCTCAGTGCCGTGCAGAACCAGCTCCAAGCTTTTAATTCCTACCGCACTGTAGAAAAGCCTCCCAA ATTTACTGAGAAGGGAAACTTGGAAGTCCTCCTCTTTACAATCCAGAGTAAGATGAGAGCAAACAACCAGAAGGTTTACACACCAAGAGAAGGAAAATTAATCTCGGACATCAATAAG GCATGGGAGCGACTAGAAAAGGCTGAGCATGAACGCGAGTTGGCCCTGAGAAATGAACTCATTCGTCAAGAAAAGCTGGAGATGCTTGCGGCACGTTTCGACCGCAAAGCTGCTATGCGGGAAACGTGGCTAAGTGAGAATCAGCGCTTGGTGTCTCAG GACAATTTTGGAACTGATTTGGGAGCAGTGGAAGCCGCCACCCGAAAACACGAGGCCATTGAGACTGACATTGGCGCCTATTGGGAGCGTGTGGCTGCTGTCGAAGCTGTGGCCAAAGAGCTGGAGGCAGAGAAATACCACGATGTGAGACGTGTTCTTGCGAGAAGGGACAATGTGCTTCGGCTATGGGAATACCTCAAGGAGCTACTGACAGCACGGAGAGAGCGACTGAATGCCCACCGAGATCTGCAGAGGCTGTTTGAAGAGATGCGTTACATCTTGGATTGGATGGCTGACATGAAG AGTCGTCTGCAGTCGCAAGATAGCGGCAAACATTTGCACGATGTTTTGGACCTTCTTCAGAAACATACTCTAGTAGAGGCTGACATTTCAGCTCAAGCTGAGAGAATCAAAGCAGTGCAGGGAGCTGCAAAACGTTTCACTTCACACGATCAAG CCTACAAACCGTGCGAGCCTGGGCTAGTCAGCGAAAAGGTCAATCTGCTCGGCCAAGCCTACGAGGAGCTTGGCCATTTGGCCGGAAAGCGCAGAGAGCGCCTTGAGGATTCTCGCCGCCTTTGGCAATTCTTGTGGGACCTGGGAGAAGAGGCGGCATGGATCAGAGAGCAAGAGCAGATCTTGACCAGTGGAGAGTGCGGCAGGGACCTCACATCTGCCCTTCATCTGCTCAGTAAACACGAGGCATTCAGAGACGAGATGGCAGCCCGCTACGGCCCACTTAGCAACAGTATTGCTGCAGGAGAGACCTTGGTGAATGAGGGACACTTTGGTGCTCCAGAGGTCACAGAGAGCATTAAAGATATTCGTGCACAGTGGGCACATTTGGAGGAG ACAACAAAATTGAGAGAACAGAAGCTTAAAGACTCAGTGGCCCTGCATCAGTTCTTGACAGATACTAATGACATGGATGTTTGGCTAATGGAAACGCTAAGACAGGTGTCTAGTCAGGACGTGGGTCACGACGAGTTCTCCACCCAAACGTTAGCTCGCAAGCAAAGGGAAATCGAGGAAGAGATCAAGAGCCACAAACCGCTCATTGAATCTCTACACGAACAAAACCAAGCACTTCCACAAACCTATGCTGATTACCCTGAg GTGAAGGGCCGCCTACCTGCTATCGAGCAGCACTATAAGGAACTCCAATCCCTTTCAGTGTCTCGGCGCCAGGCACTGGAAGGTGCTTTGGCGCTCTATCGCATGTTTAGTGAGGCAGGCGCCTGCCAACTGTGGGTGGAAGAAAAAGAGAAGTGGTTACACGGCATGGAGATCCCGACCAAACTCGAAGACTTGGAAGTGGTGCAGCAGAG GTTTGAGACACTGGAACCTGAAATGAACAGCATAGGGACGAGTGTCACCGAAGTGAATCATGTGGTTGAGAGGCTGTTAAATTCGGACAACTGTAATAAAGACCAAATCCACCAGACACGTGACCATCTGAACAACAG GTGGAAAGAATTCCAAAAACTGGCTGGTCAAAAGAAACAAGGCTTGGAATCGGCTCTCAATATCCAAAACTACCACCTGGAATGTAATGAAATCCAAACGTGGATGAGAGAAAAGACCAAAGTCATTGAATCGACTCAGAGTTTGGGAAATGATCTAACTGGAGTGATGGCATTACAGCGCAAACTCACAGGCATGGAGAGAGACTTAGAGGCCATTCAG GGGAAATTAAATGACCTGCGAGAGGAGGCAAAAAAACTGGCTGAGGAACATCCAGATCAAGCAGGGGAGATTCAAGATCGCTTGGCAGGGATACAGGAAGTATGGGAGGAGTTGAACGCCACCATGAAACGGCGAGAAGAATCACTGGGTGAAGCCAGCAAGCTTCAAGGCTTCCTTAGGGATCTTGATGACTTCCAGTCGTGGCTCTCCCGCACCCAGACGGCCGTGGCCTCAGAGGACATTCCTACTTCTCTGCCTGAGGCCGAGAGCTTGCTAGCCCAGCACGAGAATATCAAAAATGAGGTGGATAACTACAAAGACGACTATGAGAAGATGCGAGTGGTCGGCGAGGAGGTGACCCAAGGACAAACCGATGCCCAACACATGTTTTTGGCCCAAAGACTCCAGGCCTTGGATACTGGCTGGCACGAGCTACGCCAAATGTGGGAAAACCGCCACAGTCTTTTGGCACAAGCATTTGACTTCCAGACTTTCTTAAGGGATGCAAAGCAGGCAGAGGCCTTCCTCAATAGTCAG GAGTATGTATTATCCCACACAGAAATGCCAACAAGTCTTCAGGGAGCGGAAGAggccattaaaaaatatgaagatttCCTCACCACCACAGATGCCAGTGAGGAGAAAATAACTGGTGTTGTAGAGGGAGGGCAGCGCCTCATTAACGATGGCAATGCAAACTCCGACAAGATTCAAGAGAAGGTGGATTCTATTCAGGAAAG gcatttaaaaaataagaatgcTGCCAATGAGTTGCTGGCAAAACTTAAGGATAACCGTGAACTGCAGCACTTCCTTCAAGATGGACAGGAG CTAACATTGTGGATCAATGAGAAGATGCTGACAGCTCAGGACATGTCATACGATGAAGCTAGAAATCTTCACAGCAAGTGGCAAAAACACCAAGCCTTTATGGCAGAGCTGGCGTCTAACAAAGACTGGCTGGACAAAATTGATAAG GAGGGCCAGGTTCTCGTGGCAGAGAAGCCAGAGCTGAAACCTGTTGTTCAGCAAACTCTGGAGGAACTCCAGCGTCAATGGGAGGAGTTAGAGGCCACCACTCGCACCAAAGCTCAGTGCTTGTTTGATGCCAACCGGGCTGAGCTGTTCACTCAAAGCTGCTGTGCACTAGATGGATGGGTTAAGAACCTGGAGGGTCAGCTCCATAGTGATGACTATGGCAAGGATTTGACCAGTGTGAACATTCTGCTCAAGAAGCACCAG ATGCTGGAGAGCCAGATGGAGGTCAGGGAAAAAGAGGTGCAGTCACTTCAGTCGCAAGCCTTGGCTTTGTCTCAGGAAGATGCCGGACTTTGCGAGGTGGACGGTCAACAAAGGCGCGTTACAGACAGCTTTTCTAGTCTTAGGGAGCCTCTCGGACTGAGGAGACAGCGGCTACTGGCCTCCAAAGAGGCACATCAGTTCAACAGAGACCTGGAAGATGAAATA tTGTGGGTGAAAGAACGAATGCCCTTGGCGACCTCCACAGACCATGGGAAAGATCTTCCTACAGTGCAACTACTCATCAAAAAGAACCAG ACCTTGCAAAAAGAGATCCAGGGTCATCAACCCCGCATTGATGAGATCCACAAACGTGGAAAGACTCAAAGCCAGGTAGACGGAGAGCGGCAGTCTGTTCTCGAGGAGCGACTGGTCGAGCTGAAAGACCTTTGGGATCAACTGATCGGCGAGACGGACAAACGTCACGCTCGTCTGATCGAAGCCAATCGAGCACAGCAATTCTACGCCGATGCGGCGGAAGCAGAGGCCTGGATGGGTGAACAGGAGTTGCACATGATGTCAGAAGAAAAGGCTAAGGATGAACAGAGTGCTCTAGTCATGGTTAAGAAGCACCAGAGTCTGGAACAGGCCCTGGAAGACTATGCTCAGACTATTCACCAGTTATCCAATAGCAGCCGATTGATGGTCACCAGCGAACATCCAGAGAG CGACAGAATCACATTACGACAAGCACAAGTGGATAAGTTGTATGCTGGCTTGAAAGACCTTGCAGAGGAACGTCGCGGAAGGCTTCAGGAGAGACTTCGTCTGACCCAGTTAAAGCGGGAGGTGGATGATTTGGAACAGTGGATTGCAGAAAGGGAGGTGGTTGCTGGCTCGCATGAATTAGGCCAGGACTATGAACATGTCACA ATGCTGAGAGACAAATTCCGTGAGTTTGCCCGCGACACCAGCACCATTGGCCAAGAGCGCGTAGATGGCGTGAACGGACTGGCGGACGACCTCATTGAATCGGGTCATCCAGAGAACGCTAGTGTTGCCGAGTGGAAGGACGGTTTAAACGAGGCCTGGGCCGACCTCCTGGAACTGATTGACACGCGCACGCAGATGTTGGCTGCCTCCTACGAGCTGCACCGCTTCCATCAGGACGCCATGGAAGTTCTGGGCCGGGTTAAGGAGAAGCGAGAGGCGCTACCATCTGACCTGGGCCGAGATCTCAACACCGTGCAGCACTTACACAGACAGCACAATacttttgaaaatgacattcaGGCTCTTAGCGGACAG GTCAACCAGGTGCAAGATGATGCAGCCCGCTTGCAAAAAGCCTACGCTGGAGAAAAAGCGGATGATATTAATCGCAGCGAACATGCAGTGAGTTCTGCCTGGGAGGGTCTTCTTGAGGCAGGCGAGTCCCGTAGGGTGCTCCTCCTGGACACTGTGGAAAAGTTCCGCTTCTTCAACATGGTGCGAGACCTCATGCTCTGGATGGATGGGGTCAACTTGCAGATCGACGCACATGACAGCCCCAG GGACGTCTCCTCTGCAGGCCTCGTCATTGCCAATCATCAAGACATCAAGTCAGAGATTGAGACCCGGGGGGACAGCTTCACGGCCTGTATTGACATGGGGAACGCGCTCATGAATAATAATCATTATGCCACCGATGAG ATCCGGGAAAAGCTTGCACAGTTgcaagaaaagagagaaaggatCAACAAAAAGTGGCAGGATAAGATGGACTATTTACAAATTA TGCTGGAAGTATTGCAGTTTGGACGTGATGCCTACGTCGCAGAGTCTTGGTTGGCTGGGCAAGAACCTCTCGTGCGGACTGCAGACCTGGGCTCCAATGTGGATGAGGTGGAAAGTCTGATAAAGCGCCACGAGGCCTTTGAAAAACTTGCTGCCTCCTGGGAAGAGCGTTTTGTCCAGCTGGAAAAACTTACAACA cttgaagAGCAGGAAATTCAGAGGAGgcgagaggaggaggagagggcaCGACGACCCCCCACACCAGCCCCTGTAGAGGAAGTGGCCCAGTCGGAAGCAGAAAGTCGTGTCCATGACTCTGCAGCCAG AACCAGTCTAGACCAGACAACGCTGAATCAGTCGGTGTCGGTGAACGGAGTCCACAGTGATAATGACACGTCACAG GGCTCCGAGTCAGAAAACGGACCAGGGCGGGACAGCGGCTTGGCTTCTTCGCGCCTCGAGCCGCCGTCGGCCACGTTACCGGGCCGAGGCGGAGCCGAGTCTGACCCAGACACCATGGAAGGTATACTTTGTCGAAAACAAGAGATGGAGTCGCACAGCAAGAAGGCAGCTACCAG GTCATGGCAGAACGTATACTGTGTCTTAAGAAAAGGAAGTATGGGTTTCTATAAAGATGGAAAAAGTGCTACAAATGGCATTCCTTACCACGGAGAGGTCCCTATAAGCCTTGGAGAGGCTGTTTGTGAAATTGCACATGACTATAAGAAGAGGAAACATGTATTCAAACTCCG GCTAGGAGATGGAAAGGAGTACCTGTTCCAAGCAAAGGATGAG GCGGAAATGAGTGCCTGGATCCACTCCATACTCAGTTCCATTCCATCAGGATCGGGAGACTCGCCGGGGGTGCCGCGGCCAATCAACCGCGCCATGACCATGCCCCCCATCTCTCCCGGCGGCTCAGTCGATACCGGTGGCGTGACCATGCGCAACAAAGACGGGAAAGATAAAGATCGGGAGAAGAGGTTCAGCTTCTTCGGCAAGAAAAAATGA